The Deltaproteobacteria bacterium genome window below encodes:
- the ppk1 gene encoding polyphosphate kinase 1 yields the protein MRSFAASRKTAIEAANEICEDPSRDGSRDLKSEFLNREVEWLEFNFRVLNEATDRRTPLLERVRFHGIYSSNLDEFFMKRIGSLRHQVEVRSKRMAGGMTADEQLATIRKMVQSQQSKQAESYHKTLRPELKKNGIELLEWRDLTSTERLIATRYFRQNVFPVLTPLAVDPGLPFPFISSLSVSFGVTLRHPDRDEKLFARIKVPRIFPQWIKLKPDSTANEVDTFAGSARFVSLLDVIHFNLRDLFPDMEILDVMPFRITRNAEVEREEDDAEDLLEMIAEELKQRRFGEVVRLEHGPNPDPWMLRFLTDELELTEDAVYEVKGLFDYTDLKPVLDLPLPQLKFEPWTPLVPPRLMDENADIFDLIREEDLLVHHPYESFGASVERFIRQAVEQPTVLAIKMTLYRTGDDSPFIPLLIRAAEQGKQVVVLIELKARFDEARNIHWAQQLENAGVHVVYGVVGLKTHAKTALVIRQEAKGVQCYVHLGTGNYHKQTAKLYTDIGYFTAKSAYTEDVVELFHFLTGRSLKRTYHKLLVAPAEMKDGILARIRKETEYAKEGKPARIIAKCNSLEERDLVRALYEASQAGVEIDLIVRGFCCLRPRVKKLSERIRVISVIGQFLEHSRILFFSGGHQNPLDGEFLIGSADLMYRNLLGRIETMSPIDSPSAKERLWELLDTLLSDRRTSWEMQSDGTYVQYQPRTTSEQDGTHQRLMASTRARHAAELNLLQERQQDRQPEG from the coding sequence GTGCGATCTTTTGCTGCAAGTCGGAAGACCGCAATCGAGGCGGCGAATGAAATATGCGAGGACCCGTCTCGCGACGGATCCCGAGACCTTAAATCCGAGTTTCTAAATCGCGAAGTGGAATGGCTCGAATTCAATTTCCGAGTTTTAAATGAAGCGACGGATCGTCGCACTCCTCTACTTGAGCGCGTCCGATTTCACGGAATTTATTCGTCGAATTTAGACGAGTTTTTTATGAAGCGAATCGGTAGCCTGCGCCACCAAGTAGAAGTTAGAAGCAAACGGATGGCTGGTGGAATGACGGCCGATGAGCAGCTTGCTACCATCCGAAAAATGGTACAAAGCCAGCAATCCAAACAAGCTGAGTCGTATCACAAAACATTGCGGCCTGAACTCAAAAAAAATGGAATTGAATTACTTGAATGGCGCGATTTGACGTCTACGGAACGTCTGATTGCAACTCGTTACTTCCGCCAAAATGTATTTCCGGTCTTGACGCCTTTGGCGGTCGATCCAGGATTGCCATTCCCTTTTATTTCCAGCCTATCGGTCAGCTTCGGCGTGACTCTCCGGCATCCTGATCGCGATGAAAAGCTTTTCGCTCGGATCAAGGTGCCGCGAATTTTTCCACAGTGGATAAAGCTGAAGCCCGATTCAACTGCAAACGAAGTTGACACTTTTGCCGGAAGCGCGCGCTTTGTCTCGCTCCTCGATGTTATTCATTTCAACTTGCGCGATCTTTTTCCAGACATGGAAATTCTAGATGTGATGCCGTTTCGAATTACTCGCAACGCCGAAGTCGAACGTGAGGAAGACGACGCTGAAGATCTTCTTGAAATGATTGCCGAGGAACTTAAACAGCGTCGCTTCGGTGAAGTCGTTCGACTCGAACACGGGCCGAACCCTGATCCTTGGATGCTTCGCTTTTTAACAGATGAACTCGAGCTCACCGAGGATGCTGTTTACGAAGTAAAAGGTTTGTTCGATTACACAGATTTAAAACCGGTTCTTGATCTGCCGTTACCACAGTTGAAATTTGAACCTTGGACCCCGCTCGTCCCGCCAAGATTGATGGACGAAAACGCGGATATTTTTGATTTGATTCGAGAAGAGGACCTGTTGGTTCATCACCCGTATGAAAGCTTCGGTGCAAGCGTCGAGCGGTTTATTCGGCAGGCGGTCGAGCAGCCAACTGTACTCGCAATCAAAATGACTCTTTACCGGACCGGCGATGATTCTCCGTTTATCCCGCTTTTGATTCGAGCTGCAGAACAGGGTAAACAGGTCGTGGTCTTGATCGAACTAAAGGCTCGCTTTGATGAGGCGCGGAATATTCATTGGGCCCAGCAGCTAGAAAACGCTGGAGTTCACGTTGTATATGGCGTCGTCGGTTTGAAAACGCATGCGAAGACGGCACTGGTAATACGTCAAGAGGCGAAAGGTGTTCAGTGCTACGTCCATTTGGGGACTGGAAATTACCACAAGCAGACGGCGAAGCTTTACACGGACATTGGCTATTTCACCGCGAAGTCGGCTTATACAGAGGACGTCGTCGAACTGTTTCATTTCCTCACGGGTCGAAGTTTAAAGCGCACTTATCACAAGCTTTTGGTCGCGCCGGCAGAGATGAAAGATGGGATTTTAGCTAGAATTCGCAAAGAAACTGAGTACGCGAAAGAAGGTAAGCCGGCTAGAATTATAGCTAAGTGCAATTCCCTCGAAGAACGTGACTTGGTTCGTGCCCTTTACGAGGCGTCGCAAGCGGGGGTTGAAATTGATCTTATTGTGCGAGGATTCTGTTGTCTTCGCCCTCGCGTAAAAAAGTTGAGTGAACGCATTCGCGTGATCTCAGTGATCGGACAATTTTTGGAGCATTCAAGAATTCTCTTTTTCTCTGGCGGTCATCAAAACCCATTGGATGGTGAGTTCTTAATTGGCTCTGCGGATCTCATGTACCGAAATCTTTTAGGTCGAATTGAAACTATGTCACCCATTGATAGTCCGTCGGCAAAAGAACGGCTTTGGGAACTGTTGGACACTTTACTTTCTGACCGAAGAACATCTTGGGAAATGCAATCGGATGGCACCTATGTGCAGTACCAACCACGGACAACCAGCGAGCAAGATGGCACGCATCAGCGATTGATGGCATCGACGCGTGCACGACATGCCGCCGAGCTAAATCTCCTTCAAGAGCGCCAACAAGATAGGCAGCCAGAGGGATGA
- the pstS gene encoding phosphate ABC transporter substrate-binding protein PstS gives MNEVSLKSSKKSVVRLLLTAAFLSGVVTVGTSERAHATKLLMTGAGSTFINPLFSKWFSEYNKKYPGVEINYQSIGSGGGIKQLQKRTINFAASDVPMSEKEMADAGAQVLHFPVAIGAVVLSFNLPGVASGLKLDGAAVSAIVRGQIKKWDDPKIKALNPGIALPSKALVFVYRSDSSGTTGVFTDYLSKVDPSFAKEVGVGKALKWPTGLGGKGNEGVTANIKNTEGAIGYVELTYALNEKLPMAAIKNQSGVFATANLSSVTEAAAQSLKMIPADFIVSLTNAAGTKTYPIASFTYLLAFEKTAKPAGDELVKLMNWALDHGQAYAAPLGYAPLPKALVARMRGKVGSIAAP, from the coding sequence ATGAATGAAGTGTCACTGAAATCCTCGAAGAAGTCTGTCGTCCGGTTGCTTCTTACGGCCGCATTCCTGTCGGGAGTTGTTACCGTCGGAACATCGGAAAGGGCGCACGCCACAAAGCTTTTGATGACTGGTGCGGGTTCGACATTTATCAATCCGCTTTTTTCGAAATGGTTCTCTGAATACAATAAGAAGTATCCAGGCGTTGAAATTAACTACCAGTCTATCGGCTCCGGTGGCGGGATCAAGCAGCTGCAAAAGCGAACCATCAATTTTGCTGCGAGCGACGTGCCCATGAGTGAAAAAGAAATGGCTGATGCCGGCGCACAGGTCCTCCATTTTCCAGTCGCGATTGGCGCCGTAGTCCTATCGTTCAATCTTCCAGGCGTTGCATCCGGATTGAAGCTCGACGGAGCGGCCGTGTCCGCAATAGTCAGAGGTCAGATCAAGAAATGGGATGATCCTAAAATCAAAGCCTTGAATCCAGGCATTGCGCTGCCGTCGAAGGCCTTGGTTTTTGTTTATCGTTCGGATTCTTCGGGCACAACCGGAGTCTTCACAGATTACCTCAGCAAAGTTGACCCGAGTTTCGCCAAAGAGGTCGGTGTAGGGAAAGCATTGAAATGGCCGACGGGTCTCGGTGGCAAGGGCAATGAGGGAGTTACCGCTAACATAAAAAATACCGAGGGTGCGATCGGCTACGTCGAGTTGACTTACGCGCTAAATGAAAAACTACCAATGGCTGCTATTAAAAATCAGTCTGGCGTTTTCGCTACAGCCAATCTTTCATCGGTTACCGAAGCGGCAGCCCAATCGCTCAAGATGATTCCCGCGGATTTTATAGTTTCGCTCACCAACGCGGCGGGAACTAAAACTTATCCGATCGCTTCTTTCACTTACCTTTTAGCGTTTGAGAAAACGGCGAAGCCCGCTGGCGATGAACTGGTGAAGCTGATGAATTGGGCATTAGATCATGGCCAGGCATATGCTGCGCCATTGGGATATGCGCCATTGCCAAAAGCGCTGGTCGCCAGAATGCGCGGAAAAGTCGGATCGATCGCAGCTCCTTAA
- a CDS encoding ferredoxin, translated as MPDKMDQWPQNMKGKFYVDKTCIACDACCIAAPDNFKMNEDAGHAFLSKQPASPEEESQCKEAMEGCPVEAIGADGE; from the coding sequence ATGCCCGATAAAATGGATCAATGGCCGCAAAACATGAAAGGCAAATTCTACGTCGACAAAACTTGTATTGCCTGTGACGCTTGCTGCATTGCCGCTCCCGACAATTTTAAGATGAATGAGGATGCGGGCCACGCCTTTTTATCAAAGCAACCCGCCTCGCCGGAAGAAGAGTCACAGTGCAAAGAGGCGATGGAAGGTTGCCCCGTAGAGGCCATCGGGGCCGACGGCGAATAA
- a CDS encoding mechanosensitive ion channel family protein: MIVKEWANDIMLLITKKHIFSVATAAIVLLVGFFLARRARQAIGNMRNLDIQKKMLFEKVAYFGLILLSIAAALDSLGFDLKVLLGAAGILTVAVGFAAQTSASNLISGLFLMFERPFVVGNSIVIGDLRGEVVAIDMLSTKIRTFTNMMVRIPNETLVKSNIVNLSYFPIRRVDLEVGVAYSSDLVQVEAIVTETLHGHPQVMRHPAPLFLMKGFGASSVDFDIHVWTETENVVTIKSEIYRALNTAFTENNVEIPYPTRTLIQTTAVK, encoded by the coding sequence ATGATAGTCAAAGAGTGGGCTAACGACATCATGCTGCTGATAACGAAGAAGCACATTTTCTCGGTCGCTACCGCCGCGATTGTGTTACTTGTTGGCTTTTTTCTTGCGCGCCGGGCCCGCCAGGCAATCGGGAATATGCGCAATCTCGACATCCAAAAGAAAATGCTCTTCGAAAAAGTTGCCTATTTCGGTTTGATACTTTTGTCGATTGCAGCGGCACTCGACAGCTTGGGATTTGATTTAAAGGTACTGCTTGGTGCCGCTGGAATTCTGACAGTAGCCGTAGGCTTTGCCGCACAAACCTCAGCCTCCAATTTAATCAGTGGCCTTTTCCTGATGTTTGAACGCCCGTTCGTCGTTGGAAACTCGATTGTCATTGGTGATCTGCGAGGTGAAGTTGTTGCGATTGATATGCTTTCAACGAAGATTCGAACCTTTACCAATATGATGGTTCGTATCCCGAATGAAACCTTGGTCAAATCAAATATCGTCAACCTTTCCTATTTCCCGATTCGAAGGGTCGACCTCGAGGTAGGCGTAGCTTATTCTTCTGATTTGGTACAAGTCGAAGCCATCGTTACCGAGACTCTTCATGGGCACCCGCAGGTGATGAGACACCCAGCGCCGCTGTTTTTGATGAAAGGGTTCGGAGCGTCCTCCGTCGACTTTGATATTCACGTGTGGACAGAGACTGAGAACGTCGTAACGATCAAGTCGGAAATTTACCGCGCTCTTAACACAGCGTTTACTGAGAACAATGTTGAGATTCCATACCCGACCCGCACGCTGATTCAAACAACCGCGGTTAAGTAA